The following DNA comes from candidate division KSB1 bacterium.
CGATGCATACCGTAGAAAATCAGAGCACCGAAGGCCGAAAGCAAGGCCGCAGCTGCTGTGAGTCGATGGAATAGATTCATACGATTCACCGGATCTGTAAGGAAACCTTCATAGCCGTTACGAAAGGATCAGTTTACATAAAAGTTCGGCGACGGATTGGGATGAATGCGCTGAAAACAAATCAGTGACGATTACGGCTCGAGTCCGTTGAGGTCGAATTCGAGCTTTTCCTGATCCGACATCAATTCGGCCCAGGTAACGGGACGGCCTTCATAGGCGGCTTTGCGACCCAACAGGGTGACGAGGTTGCTGCGCACGCTCGGCGCAACCGTCGGGTTCATAACGTCGCCGGCCGTGATGCTCTTATAAAAGGCCGCAATATTGGCCTCCGCCCCTTCGCCGTAGATGCCTTCCGTGGTACCGCCTTTGTAAAAATTGTCGCCGCGAATCAAAACCCTGCCGCCGTACTCGGTCTCCAACACACCCTTTGAGCCGAACATGCGGTTGCGGATGCCTTCGGGCTGCGTGCCGAACCCGTTGAACTGCCGCGAACTAAAGGTTACCGCGACATGGTCGGGATATTCAAAGACAAGGCTGAAATAATCATGGCAATACTTGGGACTGCGCATCAAGTGACCGCAGGTGCCCGCGGCTTTGACCGGCTCGCAATTCATGATCCACGACATGACGTCGATGGTATGGATGTTCTGCTCGGTAATGATGTCGCCGGAGAGCTCGCGGCTTAATCCCCATGCGCGCAGCCAATCTTCGGCGGAGGGTTTTTCCTTGTCGACGTACGGATGCATATGCGCAAAAGGCGTGTCGGCGTGATAGATCGCCTCGCCGAAGGCCAATTTGCCGAGCGCGCCCGCATGCACGCGCTTGAGCGCTTCGATGAAAAACGGGTTCGCCCGGGTTTGAAAGTCGACGAGAAAGACCAGACCCTTCTGCGCTGCTTTTTGTCCGCTCTGCTCGACGGTGCGGCAGCCCGGCACGTCGACGGCTATCGGTTTGGCCAAGTAAACGTGTGCGCCCGACTCCACTGCCTCGGCCGCCTGCTGCGGGTGAAAGTAGGGCGGACTCTCGATCGCAACCGCCTCGACTCCGGAAGCAAGGAGGCCGCGGTAACCATACAGACCCGTGAAGCGGCGATTCTTCGGGATGCCGAATTTGTCGCCGAACTCGTTGACCCGATCTGCAAAGTAGTCATGACCGGCATGGATTTCATAGCCGCCATGTTTCTTGAACAACTCCATAATCCACTGTCCTCGTCCGCCGCAGCCGATCAGGCCGAGCTTGATTCTGCTGTTGGCGACGGTGCCCCGCACCAGGTCCGGCTTGATGATCGTCAAAGACGCGGCTGCCCCGGCACCGACTAAAAAATCGCGTCGCGATAGATGATTTTCGAGCTTTGCTTCGCTCATATTTTTCCTCTAAAACATTTCAATCAACGATTAAAGATGGCCGTTAAAGATTTTCGTCGTCTGATTTAAACTGCCATTATAATGACGTAACCGGAGACCGGTGTGCTTGATTACCGGCGATTTTAGAAAACGTTTCAGCTTGAAAGGAATATAGCGTTTTTCCTATTAAAGCCAAAAAAATTTCAGATTTTGTATTATAAAATGCGCCCAAAACGCTTTGCATGGACAAAAATAATACTTGACTTCTTTAAATAGAGTTGCTATTATTAAAACGTTTCGAATAATTGGCGGAAGACAAATATTATATCATTAAAAATTAAAGATAAAATAAAATAGAACGTTTCGATGAATGCGACCATCAAAGACGTCGCCAAGCGGGCGGGAGTTTCCATTTCTACTGTTTCGCTGGTTCTGAACCGTAAAGGTTCGGTCTCGAAAGAGACGGAGCTTAAGGTCCTGCAGGCTGTCGAAGAACTGAATTTCCATCCCCAGCGAACCGCCCGCGGATTGGTCACCAAGCAAACCGGCAACTTTGGTTTTATCCTCAGCAGCGACCACTTTTCCCAAGCCGAGCCTTTTTACACCAAAATATTCCTCGGCACCGAATTCGAGGCTCGTTCACACGATTATTACATTCTTTTGACCACTGTCGAACCTTCGGTTTCCGCTAAAACGATGCCGCGCTTTCTGCTCGAGCGCAATGTCGACGGCGTCATTCTTGCGGGCGCCGTGCCGCGCGAGTTGGTTGATTACCTCGACAAAATCGCGCTGCCCTTTGTGTTGGTGGATTATTATTTTGCCGAGCGCAACGATTCGGTCGTTTTGATGGATAACGCTTCCGGAATCCGACAGGCGCTTGATCATTTGTTGGGGCTCGGACATAAAGAATTCGCCTTCATCGGCGGCGACATGCGCCATCCCAGTATGCAAAAACGCTGCAGAACCTTTCGCGCTTATCTTGAGGAGAAAGGCATTGTCCTGAATGAGGCGGCAATCGAATGCGATGATGAGAGAAGCGGCCCGGAAGCCGGTTTTGCCGCTGCGAATCGATTGCTCGACAAGGGGCTTTCCGTTACCGCCATCGTCGCCGCAAACGATGCCATGGCCGTCGGAGTTTTACGCGCCTGTCGCGACCGCAAGCTGCGCATTCCCGAAGACATCGCCGTGACCGGATTTGACAATGTCGAGTCGTCGATCACGGCGCGGCCGACGTTGACGACGATCCACGTACCCAAGGAAGAGATGGGCGCGGCTGCGGTACGCCACTTGGTCGATCTTATTCGCGGCGAACAAAGCCTCGGTATGCGCATCATTATGCCGGTCAGGCTGATTCCGAGAGAATCGACGCTGGGTGCCAAGAGCGGAACTTGATTTTAATTATTATTCATTCGCATCGACAATAAATGCAGTAAAGGAGGTGACCGGAAGAACATAAATAATTGAAGGTATGATTCGTAAGTAGTCAGTTAACCATTAACTGTAACGCGAGGGAAGACTATGAAGAAGCACGGGATTATTTTTTGCGCTGCCATTACGTTGACGTTTCTCCTGCTGCCGCAGTCGGCACAGGGGAATGTGGTCGTCAACGGGGGGTTCGAAAACGCCGAGACTCCGGCCTATTGGCAAAAAGAAAACGCGGCAGAAGCAACAGTTGAATGGGCGACCGATGAGTACCGTTCGCCGGAACGATCCCTCAAGATCTCGGACAGCGGCGGATCCGACGCGCCCGCCTGGGTTTCTCAGAACATGGCCACACTCAATTGGAATCCGACCAGCGGAATTCCGGCCAACATCGAAATCGAAGTCGGCGGCTGGGTTAAAACGCAGAACGTCAACACCAACCCCGCTGCTCAAGATGATAAAATCCTCCTCACCTTCAGCTTTTATTCTGCTTCTAATGCGCTCATCTTTGATCAGCCGATCGTTCTGCAAATTCCGCAGACTCAACCTTCCGTCGATTGGACGGAAATCAAAAACGATGTGCCCATCGTCTTGCCGACTGATGCGGCAAAACTGATCATCAAGTTTCAATTCGGTGCCAACGCAACCGGAACGGTATGGTTGGATGACCTGTTCATGCGCACGGCGCCGGGCGCTGCGGGCTGGATCGGCGATCTTTACAATGCCAATTTCGGTGTACCGCAAGGGTGGTTCTTCTGGAAAGATATGATGAGCGTGGGAGAGAAGGATTACGGCATAGTGACCATCACTGACAAATACGCTCATAAAGGCAAATATTCGTTGCGTGTCGCCGATACACCGGACAATCCGGCCGAGGTTGTAGCGATCTCTGACCGCAACCCGGTGCAACCCAATACGGAATATCTGGTGAAAGCTTGGGTCAAACTGGAAGGCGTCAATCCCAATCCGGAAAAGGATGTCGAAAAAGCGGTCTTTTTCACCGTCACCTATCACTCGAGCGCCGAAGGCTGGGCTGAGACACACGGTCAGGACTTTTTTGTCGTCGATCAATCGGCAAGCGATCGTGACTGGACGCTTTACTCTTTTCGTCTGAAAACCGGCGAGAACGACACGCGCCTGTCCATCCGCGCCAGAATGCAGCATCAGGCTGTCGGCAATACCTATTGG
Coding sequences within:
- a CDS encoding Gfo/Idh/MocA family oxidoreductase, whose product is MSEAKLENHLSRRDFLVGAGAAASLTIIKPDLVRGTVANSRIKLGLIGCGGRGQWIMELFKKHGGYEIHAGHDYFADRVNEFGDKFGIPKNRRFTGLYGYRGLLASGVEAVAIESPPYFHPQQAAEAVESGAHVYLAKPIAVDVPGCRTVEQSGQKAAQKGLVFLVDFQTRANPFFIEALKRVHAGALGKLAFGEAIYHADTPFAHMHPYVDKEKPSAEDWLRAWGLSRELSGDIITEQNIHTIDVMSWIMNCEPVKAAGTCGHLMRSPKYCHDYFSLVFEYPDHVAVTFSSRQFNGFGTQPEGIRNRMFGSKGVLETEYGGRVLIRGDNFYKGGTTEGIYGEGAEANIAAFYKSITAGDVMNPTVAPSVRSNLVTLLGRKAAYEGRPVTWAELMSDQEKLEFDLNGLEP
- a CDS encoding LacI family transcriptional regulator produces the protein MNATIKDVAKRAGVSISTVSLVLNRKGSVSKETELKVLQAVEELNFHPQRTARGLVTKQTGNFGFILSSDHFSQAEPFYTKIFLGTEFEARSHDYYILLTTVEPSVSAKTMPRFLLERNVDGVILAGAVPRELVDYLDKIALPFVLVDYYFAERNDSVVLMDNASGIRQALDHLLGLGHKEFAFIGGDMRHPSMQKRCRTFRAYLEEKGIVLNEAAIECDDERSGPEAGFAAANRLLDKGLSVTAIVAANDAMAVGVLRACRDRKLRIPEDIAVTGFDNVESSITARPTLTTIHVPKEEMGAAAVRHLVDLIRGEQSLGMRIIMPVRLIPRESTLGAKSGT